GAGCGGGGGATGGGAACCATTGAGATCAAGGCTGTGACCTCCAGATAAATTCTGTGAGGCAGGGTGGATCCAGATAAGAAGAGAATCCGTTAGTTGTTTGTCCCACACAACCCTCCCTGCTCATGCACCATTTGGTTACAATAAAATAGGCTGTAATGTAATACTGAGGCCTAAGCCTTGGTACTATTATGTGTCAGTGTTGAAATTACTGTTAATAGTTCTCTCACTCAGTCTGATTTAGTTTTTTGACCAAAACAAACATGATTTTACGCTATAGAGATCAAATACATCCCAGTGCATTGATAATGAAGTGCCACTTTGTAATTGCTTGCCTCAAAGTGTTATTGAATTAGCACTTTAGTTTGTCCATTCCCtgtgtccccctctctctttttctccccacaGATATGGAGTGAATAAACTGGAAGGCATGCTACGCCCCCTTGTGGAGAAAGGTTTGAAGTGTGTGCTGATTTTCGGCGTGCCTGCCAAAATCGCTAAGGTAAAGTATATGCACTCATATTTTTTTTGCCACTACATCAACTCCGAAGGGCTTATGACTGCAACCTTGCTGCATACTGTCATATCTTTGACCTTTCTTCTCAGGATGAGAGGGGTTCGGGTGCAGACACAGGTGATACTCCGGCAGTATTGGCTGTGAAGAAGATAAGCTCTCTTTTCCCTGACCTGCTGATGGCCTGTGACGTCTGCCTCTGTCCCTACACCTCACATGGACACTGTGGTCAGTCACTCTCTTATCACATCTTTTCGTCTACAACTAATGCAAATCTGATTTCCTTTGATTAACACTACAGTGTTAATAAGACTGCACTCTGATTCGCCCTCAGGAATCTTGCGGGAGGATGGCACTCTGGACAATGGTGCCAGTTGCCAGCGTCTGGCAGAAGTGGCATTGGCCTACGCCCGTGCTGGTGAGTCTGgtcactcctccctcctctgttatcTACTCTCACTTCTAAAAAATAGGGTACTGGACCGATGTTGATACTGCTCAATGGGGCACCACACCCATGTCAATAGTTTAAGATGTCTTGTTCTTCTCGTACAGGCTGTCACATCATTGCACCCTCTGATATGATGGATGGGCGAGTGGGAGCCATCAAACAATCACTGATGTCCAATGACATGGGCAACAAGGTAACAGATGGGAGCACTAGATTGTACATAACCTTATTCATATGAACTCAATAAGGAAAGGAAAGCATTTGCCATAAGGAAACCATTAGTAAAGAAGCCATTAAGGCCGAATCACCTGGGGTAAAAAAGTAATGTTTTTCCTCCTTCCCCCCAGGTTTCAGTACTAAGCTACAGTGCTAAATTTGCTTCCTGTTACTATGGTCCCTTCAGGTAACTAATGATTGTAAAACCAAGTATGGACAGAAAAGGCTTTTACTTACCAGTTATTATTTGACAGAATGCTCTAAGGAAGctctttttttttgtgtgtagaGATGCAGCACAGTCCACACCAGCATTTGGAGACAGGCGTTGTTATCAGCTGCCACCTGGTGCAAGGGGCCTGGCACTGCGAGCTGTGGTAAGTGTCTGAATTGCACACATGTGTAtgaaaagtagagagagagagtgtatttttGTCAGAGCTAGTCAATTTACCCAGGTGGTTGAGGTTTTGTTCATGTTTTTCTCTCAGGACAGAGATGTCAAGGAGGGGGCAGATATGCTGATGGTGAAGCCAGGACTGCCCTATctggacatagtgagggaggtcAAAGATAAGGTTAGTATGTTCTAACTAATTTCTCTCTGCATGGTTAGAGTTTCAGGATCCAGGATCAGTATCGATAGTTTCAGCTAAATGACCAAACACTAAGATCACATCCAAGGGTACACAAACAAGCTTATCTTCAGTTGTTATGAAGACTACAAAACCCTTCTGCTTTTACCTGCTCCATATTCTTCTCACCACCCTCCTCTGCTCCCTTCCAGCACCCCAATCACCCATTGGCGGTGTATAACGTGTCAGGGGAGTTTGCCATGCTGTGGCATGGAGCTCAGGCTGGAGCCTTTGACCTGCGCACCGCTGTACTGGAATCTATGACCGCCTTCCGCAGGGCAGGTGAGAAGGGAAGGGAGTCATTGGGTCTGGAGGAACAGTGCTCTGTTCTCTATAGAGAAAGAATGAGTTCTACTGCTTTAGTTCTATATTCTTCCCTTTAGGTGCTGACATCATCATCACCTACTACGCACCTCAACTGCTCACCTGGCTGAAAGAGTAACTGACAGAAGGCTTGACATGCGATTAGCTCCTTTTTACCAAGCTGTTCAAGGCTGAACTACACTGACAAATGGGGTCTACTGAAACCAAACTGACATGTGAGAACAGGCAACCTATCTTAATACAGTCATTTACAGTTTCTTTTTCTATATAACATTGATGTTTCATTTTGCACTGGGACTCTTTTTTTTAATATGCAGCAACCACAAATTCTCACCAAAGATGGTATTCTTCTAGCTCGTAACCACTTGTAAAGCATATCAAATAAGGTTTGAAGGGTTAGCCTAATGTTAGATGAAAAATGGGACTGTAAAAGCTATCTGTTGATTGTCTTGTTAGTTTATGGGTATTTTTTACTATTCTATAGTTTTCCAAATTGAGTAATTATGGACTTTTATTTTACTTCTATTTTATTCTGTGCCTTCTATAATAGCCACTCTGGCTTCAGCACTGACATTTACTAGTGTTTGTAAGGTTGGGTTAAGAAACCTCTAGAGCTCTTATTTACCAGGGTAAATGGGCCTATCcaataaaatagattttttggatAACAACAATAAAGCTACAATCGAGTTTGAAATATGGTCCATAGACTTACTTTTGTTTTATTACGTATAACCTAGTTAAATTTTTTACCGTTAAATGTTTACCTCAAAAAAGGAAATAATATAATAACGAGGCTACAGTATataggagtaccagtaccgagtcaatgtgcaggggggtACTTTTGTAGTtggggtaatatgtacatgtaggttggggtaaaagtgactaggcaatcaggatagataaagAGTATAAGTAGCGTATGTaaaagtgtgtgtttgagtgtccaTTGAGTGCATAGAGCTAGTGCAAGAGAGTCAGCGCAAAAAAATTCAATAAATAGGggatcaatgtaaatagtccgggtagccatttgattaactgttcagcaggcaggtagaagctgttcaggagccttttggtcccagacttggttctctggtaccacttgccatgtggtagcagagacaacagtctatgacttgggtggctggagtcttttacaaTTTTAAGCGCCTTCCTCGGACaccgcctgttatagaggtcctggatggcagggagctaggccccagtgatgtactggaacgTATgcatgcactaccctctgtagcaccttacggtcagatgacaagcaattgccataccaagcagtgatgtagccagtcaagatgctctcaattgtgcagctgtataactttgagTCTGAGAGCCCAtcttttcagccttctgagggggaagaggcattgtcatgccctctttacggctgtgtttggaccatgacaggacctgctccctataggctctcatcgtcgtcagtgatcagacctaccaccagGTGTCATTAGCAAGCTTAatgatttttgtattttattaggatccccattagctgttacgaaagcagcatctactcttcctggggtccacacaaaacaagtAACATGACATAATAGACAACAGAACTACATATGTTTCAAAACAGAACACATAGTCCACATATAAATACATACAAAATCTCTAGTTCAattaggggagaggcgttgtgccgtaaggtgttgctttatctttttttaaaccaaattttctgttcatttgagcaataatGGCTTTATATAATACAGTacacttttttgaatttgttctggatttggggactgtgaaaagacccctggtggcatgtggggtaagtgtgtgtcagagctgtgtgtaagttgagtatgcaaacaatttggaatttaacAACGTttcttataaaaaaaaaagtcagTCTCTCCTCGACTCTTAGCCAAGAgcgactggcatgcatagtatttatataatttatattagccctctgattacaatgaagagcaagacgtgccgctctgttcgtTGACGTCATGcgcggccatgcagtcgtgggtaaactgagtacaggaggggactaagcctGCACCCGAGGGGCCTCCGGGTTGAtggtcagtgtggcagatgtgttgttgtctaccctcagcacctggggtcggcccgtcaggaagtctaggatccagttagAGGGATGTGTTCAGACCCAGGGTCCTTAGCAATAGTGATgcgcttggagggcactatggtggtgAACGCTGAGCTACAGTCaacgaatagcattctcacataggtgttccttttgttcaggtgggaaagggcagtgtgaagtgtaatatagagattgcgtcatctttaaaaatatatacactaccattcaaaagtttggggtcacttgttattgaaagaaaagcacattttttttgtccatttaaaataacatcaaattgatcagaaatacagtgtagacattgttaatgttgtaaattactattgtagctggaaatggaagaatatttttatggaatatctacataggtgtacaggggctcattatcagcaaccatcactccggtgttccaatggcacgttgtgttagctaatccaagtttatcattttaaaaggctaactgatcattagaaaacccttttgcaattatgttagcacagctgaaaactgttctgatttaaagaagcaataaaactgtccttctttagactagttgagtatttggagcatcagcatttgtgggtttgattacaggctcaaaatggccagaaacaaataactttcttctgaaactcgtcagtctattcttgttctgagaaatgaaggttattccatgcgagaaattgccaagaaattgaagatctcgtacaactctgtgtactactcccttcacagaacagtgcaagctgtctctaaccagaatagaaagagtgggaggctccggtgcacaactgagcaagaggacaagtacaatagtgtctagtttgagaaacaaatgCCTCACAagccctcaactggcagcttcattaaatagtacccgcaaaacaccagtctcaacgtcaacagtaaagaggcgactctgggatgctggccttctaggcactctgtccagtgtctgtgttcttttgcccattaatcttttatttttattggatgatctgagatatggctttttctttgcaactctgcctagaaggccagcatcccagagtcgcctcttcactgttgacgttaagactggtgttttgcgggaacacagcatggcagcagcacaacatggtacaaacattattgggcaaagacaacagcacaaagggtgaGAAGGTAGAGAcgacaatacatcacgcgaagcagccacaactgtcagagtgTCCATGACTGAGTTTTTGAATGAAGAgtttgagataaaactgtccagtttgagtgtttgttgcagctcgttccagtcgctagctgcagcgaactgaaaagaggagcaacccagacagatgtgtgctttggggacctcttgaagctagggggcagaatttttatgtttggaaaaataacgttcccaatgtaagctgcctatttctcaggtccagatactagaatatgcatataattgacagagtaggatagaaaacactctaaagtttccaaaacggtcaaaatatt
The Salvelinus fontinalis isolate EN_2023a chromosome 10, ASM2944872v1, whole genome shotgun sequence DNA segment above includes these coding regions:
- the LOC129863912 gene encoding delta-aminolevulinic acid dehydratase-like isoform X2; its protein translation is MQPVDSLLHSGYFHATLRCWQSCASDLRPENLIYPIFVTDNPDAVEPIASLPGQARYGVNKLEGMLRPLVEKGLKCVLIFGVPAKIAKDERGSGADTGDTPAVLAVKKISSLFPDLLMACDVCLCPYTSHGHCGILREDGTLDNGASCQRLAEVALAYARAGCHIIAPSDMMDGRVGAIKQSLMSNDMGNKVSVLSYSAKFASCYYGPFRDAAQSTPAFGDRRCYQLPPGARGLALRAVDRDVKEGADMLMVKPGLPYLDIVREVKDKHPNHPLAVYNVSGEFAMLWHGAQAGAFDLRTAVLESMTAFRRAGADIIITYYAPQLLTWLKE
- the LOC129863912 gene encoding delta-aminolevulinic acid dehydratase-like isoform X1; translated protein: MTRRSCNAKMQPVDSLLHSGYFHATLRCWQSCASDLRPENLIYPIFVTDNPDAVEPIASLPGQARYGVNKLEGMLRPLVEKGLKCVLIFGVPAKIAKDERGSGADTGDTPAVLAVKKISSLFPDLLMACDVCLCPYTSHGHCGILREDGTLDNGASCQRLAEVALAYARAGCHIIAPSDMMDGRVGAIKQSLMSNDMGNKVSVLSYSAKFASCYYGPFRDAAQSTPAFGDRRCYQLPPGARGLALRAVDRDVKEGADMLMVKPGLPYLDIVREVKDKHPNHPLAVYNVSGEFAMLWHGAQAGAFDLRTAVLESMTAFRRAGADIIITYYAPQLLTWLKE